The Gasterosteus aculeatus chromosome 17, fGasAcu3.hap1.1, whole genome shotgun sequence genome includes a window with the following:
- the LOC144388937 gene encoding protein lifeguard 1-like isoform X2, protein MSNSPEPLVSKGTQDAPHYVSSPPPAPPAPSPPGDTVFCVLTLQMLFSFGVLCASFSGGKEGRTNKWLYVSSLLTFSGFAVALSICKSFSQRHPWNIVGWVVVTVSLSHMVGTIASFLDLNHVFVTVGVLMVIAFAIVAFSAKTHHHDVWDGLLMTLTVDVVAFAFLHLLLPRHL, encoded by the exons ATGTCCAATTCACCCGAGCCCCTCGTCTCCAAAGGGACCCAGGACGCTCCTCATTATGTGtcctcaccaccaccagcaccaccagctccatcacCGCCAGGAGATACG GTGTTCTGCGTCCTGACCCTCCAGATGTTGTTCTCCTTCGGGGTCTTGTGTGCGTCCTTCTCcggagggaaggagggacggACCAACAAGTGGCTCTACGTCAGCTCCCTGCTCACCTTCAGCGGCTTCGCCGTCGCCCTCAGCATCTGCAAGTCCTTCAGCCAACGTCACCCCTGGAACATCGTGGGATGG GTAGTGGTCACCGTGAGCTTGTCGCACATGGTGGGAACCATCGCCTCCTTCCTCGACTTGAACCACGTCTTCGTCACTGTCGGAGTACTGATGGTCATTGCTTTCGCCATCGTTGCCTTCTCTGCAAAG ACTCATCATCACGACGTTTGGGACGGTCTGCTGATGACTCTGACCGTGGACGTGGTGGCGTTTGCGTTCCTACATCTTTTACTCCCTCGTCACCTTTGA
- the LOC144388937 gene encoding protein lifeguard 1-like isoform X1 produces MSNSPEPLVSKGTQDAPHYVSSPPPAPPAPSPPGDTVFCVLTLQMLFSFGVLCASFSGGKEGRTNKWLYVSSLLTFSGFAVALSICKSFSQRHPWNIVGWVGDTYRSRKPQMLHIRVVVTVSLSHMVGTIASFLDLNHVFVTVGVLMVIAFAIVAFSAKTHHHDVWDGLLMTLTVDVVAFAFLHLLLPRHL; encoded by the exons ATGTCCAATTCACCCGAGCCCCTCGTCTCCAAAGGGACCCAGGACGCTCCTCATTATGTGtcctcaccaccaccagcaccaccagctccatcacCGCCAGGAGATACG GTGTTCTGCGTCCTGACCCTCCAGATGTTGTTCTCCTTCGGGGTCTTGTGTGCGTCCTTCTCcggagggaaggagggacggACCAACAAGTGGCTCTACGTCAGCTCCCTGCTCACCTTCAGCGGCTTCGCCGTCGCCCTCAGCATCTGCAAGTCCTTCAGCCAACGTCACCCCTGGAACATCGTGGGATGGGTGGGTGACACCTACAGGAGCAGAAAACCCCAAATGTTACACATCAGG GTAGTGGTCACCGTGAGCTTGTCGCACATGGTGGGAACCATCGCCTCCTTCCTCGACTTGAACCACGTCTTCGTCACTGTCGGAGTACTGATGGTCATTGCTTTCGCCATCGTTGCCTTCTCTGCAAAG ACTCATCATCACGACGTTTGGGACGGTCTGCTGATGACTCTGACCGTGGACGTGGTGGCGTTTGCGTTCCTACATCTTTTACTCCCTCGTCACCTTTGA
- the LOC144388937 gene encoding protein lifeguard 1-like isoform X3, with the protein MSNSPEPLVSKGTQDAPHYVSSPPPAPPAPSPPGDTVFCVLTLQMLFSFGVLCASFSGGKEGRTNKWLYVSSLLTFSGFAVALSICKSFSQRHPWNIVGWVVVTVSLSHMVGTIASFLDLNHVFVTVGVLMVIAFAIVAFSAKTHHHDVWDGLLMTLTVDVVAFAFLHLLLPRHL; encoded by the exons ATGTCCAATTCACCCGAGCCCCTCGTCTCCAAAGGGACCCAGGACGCTCCTCATTATGTGtcctcaccaccaccagcaccaccagctccatcacCGCCAGGAGATACG GTGTTCTGCGTCCTGACCCTCCAGATGTTGTTCTCCTTCGGGGTCTTGTGTGCGTCCTTCTCcggagggaaggagggacggACCAACAAGTGGCTCTACGTCAGCTCCCTGCTCACCTTCAGCGGCTTCGCCGTCGCCCTCAGCATCTGCAAGTCCTTCAGCCAACGTCACCCCTGGAACATCGTGGGATGGGTGG TGGTCACCGTGAGCTTGTCGCACATGGTGGGAACCATCGCCTCCTTCCTCGACTTGAACCACGTCTTCGTCACTGTCGGAGTACTGATGGTCATTGCTTTCGCCATCGTTGCCTTCTCTGCAAAG ACTCATCATCACGACGTTTGGGACGGTCTGCTGATGACTCTGACCGTGGACGTGGTGGCGTTTGCGTTCCTACATCTTTTACTCCCTCGTCACCTTTGA
- the LOC144388936 gene encoding uncharacterized protein LOC144388936 isoform X2, protein MTDEQQQGMPAQPILALGRMIGELAAIQRDQAEANRQFLGALQAQVGRQAQALEQLAARPADAQRTPGPAALTGLALHRMTAEDDAQSFLEAFEAMAEACSWPAEEWSVRLLPLLSGEAQTAAMGLPPAARRDYASVRKAVTDRLGLLPEDHRRRFRQTRLEPGDRPFAYGQRLKDAANRWLLPNGVGGMEAVMEKVVLEQFAEGLPARTAAWVKYHRPPTLKAAITLAEDHLAVHPSGQRDEEGTPSPARPARRREGQLPPVERPVPAPRRTSFLPARYPPTAERSGALPDPQGGSQTPGQECWRCGQPGHLRRECPLMEVGQVIRVAGVPTPSPGPGATYRVPSSESGDKRRDAGTSLLRVCVCVKTAIKTYCIATNPAVSCCLCAPRTYSRDKDVVWV, encoded by the exons ATGACcgatgagcagcagcaggggatgCCGGCTCAGCCAATCCTGGCGCTGGGTCGGATGATCGGCGAGCTGGCGGCCATCCAGCGGGACCAGGCGGAGGCCAATCGACagttcctgggggcgctccaaGCCCAGGTGGGGCGTCAGGCCCAGGCTCTGGAGCAACTGGCGGCGCGACCGGCCGACGCTCAGCGAACGCCCGGGCCCGCGGCGCTGACCGGACTGGCGCTCCATCGCATGACAGCGGAAGATGACGCGCAGTCCTTTTTGGAGGCCTTTGAGGCGATGGCAGAGGCGTGCAGCTGGCCAGCGGAGGAGTGGTCGGTCCGGCTTCTGCCTCTCTTatccggggaggcgcagacggcggccatggggctgccaccggcGGCCCGGCGGGACTACGCATCCGTGCGTAAGGCGGTCACCGACAGGCTGGGGCTGCTGCCAGAGGACCATCGCCGGCGGTTTCGGCAGACCAGGTTGGAGCCGGGGGACCGGCCATTCGCGTACGGACAGCGGCTCAAAGACGCCGCGAACAGATGGCTGCTGCCCAACGGCGTTGGGGGGATGGAGGCCGTAATGGAGAAGGTGGTCCTGGAGCAGTTTGCGGAGGGGCTCCCGGCCCGGACGGCAGCGTGGGTGAAGTACCACCGCCCACCGACCCTCAAAGCGGCCATCACCCTCGCAGAGGatcacctggcggtgcaccccAGCGGTCAGCGGGACGAGGAGGGTACGCCATCCCCGGCCCGACCGGCGCGACGGCGAGAGGGGCAGCTGCCGCCGGTGGAACGACCCGTGCCGGCCCCGCGACGGACTTCGTTCCTTCCGGCCCGCTACCCGCCGACCGCAGAACGCTCCGGTGCCCTTCCCGACCCACAGGGGGGTTCTCAAACGCCGGGGCAGgaatgttggaggtgcgggcagcccgggcacctccggagagagtgtccgctgatggaggtgggacaggtgattCGGGTTGCCGGCGTTCcaacaccctcccccggtccgggagcgacgtaccgcgttccg agcagtgagagcggcgacaagaggagagacgcggggacctcactgctccgtgtgtgtgtgtgtgtgaaaactgcaataaaaacatattgtattGCGACCAACCCTGCCGTGTCGTGTTGTCTCTGCGCCCCGAGAACCTACAGTCGTGACAAAGATGTTGTTTGGGTTTGA
- the LOC144388936 gene encoding uncharacterized protein LOC144388936 isoform X1, producing the protein MTDEQQQGMPAQPILALGRMIGELAAIQRDQAEANRQFLGALQAQVGRQAQALEQLAARPADAQRTPGPAALTGLALHRMTAEDDAQSFLEAFEAMAEACSWPAEEWSVRLLPLLSGEAQTAAMGLPPAARRDYASVRKAVTDRLGLLPEDHRRRFRQTRLEPGDRPFAYGQRLKDAANRWLLPNGVGGMEAVMEKVVLEQFAEGLPARTAAWVKYHRPPTLKAAITLAEDHLAVHPSGQRDEEGTPSPARPARRREGQLPPVERPVPAPRRTSFLPARYPPTAERSGALPDPQGGSQTPGQECWRCGQPGHLRRECPLMEVGQVIRVAGVPTPSPGPGATYRVPTDASDRGLGAVLSQEVEGVDRPVLYISRKLSEREARYSTVEKECLAIRWAVDSLRYYLLGRSFTLCSDHAPLQWLHRMKDTNARITRWYLALQPFNFRVVHRPGAQMVVADFLSRPLGGGGGE; encoded by the exons ATGACcgatgagcagcagcaggggatgCCGGCTCAGCCAATCCTGGCGCTGGGTCGGATGATCGGCGAGCTGGCGGCCATCCAGCGGGACCAGGCGGAGGCCAATCGACagttcctgggggcgctccaaGCCCAGGTGGGGCGTCAGGCCCAGGCTCTGGAGCAACTGGCGGCGCGACCGGCCGACGCTCAGCGAACGCCCGGGCCCGCGGCGCTGACCGGACTGGCGCTCCATCGCATGACAGCGGAAGATGACGCGCAGTCCTTTTTGGAGGCCTTTGAGGCGATGGCAGAGGCGTGCAGCTGGCCAGCGGAGGAGTGGTCGGTCCGGCTTCTGCCTCTCTTatccggggaggcgcagacggcggccatggggctgccaccggcGGCCCGGCGGGACTACGCATCCGTGCGTAAGGCGGTCACCGACAGGCTGGGGCTGCTGCCAGAGGACCATCGCCGGCGGTTTCGGCAGACCAGGTTGGAGCCGGGGGACCGGCCATTCGCGTACGGACAGCGGCTCAAAGACGCCGCGAACAGATGGCTGCTGCCCAACGGCGTTGGGGGGATGGAGGCCGTAATGGAGAAGGTGGTCCTGGAGCAGTTTGCGGAGGGGCTCCCGGCCCGGACGGCAGCGTGGGTGAAGTACCACCGCCCACCGACCCTCAAAGCGGCCATCACCCTCGCAGAGGatcacctggcggtgcaccccAGCGGTCAGCGGGACGAGGAGGGTACGCCATCCCCGGCCCGACCGGCGCGACGGCGAGAGGGGCAGCTGCCGCCGGTGGAACGACCCGTGCCGGCCCCGCGACGGACTTCGTTCCTTCCGGCCCGCTACCCGCCGACCGCAGAACGCTCCGGTGCCCTTCCCGACCCACAGGGGGGTTCTCAAACGCCGGGGCAGgaatgttggaggtgcgggcagcccgggcacctccggagagagtgtccgctgatggaggtgggacaggtgattCGGGTTGCCGGCGTTCcaacaccctcccccggtccgggagcgacgtaccgcgttccg actgacgcatcggacagagggctgggggccgttttgtcccaggaggtggagggggtcgaCCGCCCAGTCttatacatcagccggaagctgtccgagagggaggccaggtacagcacggtggaaaaggagtgcctggccatccggtgggcggtggaCTCTctgcgctactacctcctgggacgctctttcaccctctgttcggaccacgccccgctccaatggctccaccgcatgaaggataccaacgcccggatcacccggtggtatctggcgctacagccttttaacttcagagtggtccataggccgggggcgcagatggttgtggcagacttcctctcccgccctcttggggggggggggggggagtag
- the LOC120835024 gene encoding protein lifeguard 1 isoform X1 has translation MIQTTAFICSTIGNVVLAVLKLHQVYLYIPGEGNIPPGVKQMNVGINLPVLLLLSRPRSALRGAQPVTQSSERTQHEAKLRQQTDMNGLIEPRLPAPLLFSSRMSNSPEPLVSKGTQDAPHYVSSPPPAPPAPSPPGDTVFCVLTLQMLFSFGVLCASFSGGKEGRTNKWLYVSSLLTFSGFAVALSICKSFSQRHPWNIVGCVVVTVSLSHMVGTIASFLDLNHVFVTVGVLMVIAFAIVAFSAKTHHHDVWDGLLMTLTVDVVAFAFLHLLLPRHL, from the exons atgattcagactacagcgtttatatgttcaacaataggaaacgtagtcttagctgttttaaaattacaccaagtttatttatACATACCTGGGGAGGGAAACATTCCACCGGGTGTTAAGCAAATGAATGTAGGTATCAACCTGCCGGTTTTACTCCTGTTGTCTCGTCCTCGCTCAGCACTGCGTGGTGCACAGCCCGTCACACAG agctccgagcggacgcagcacgaggcgaagttacggcagcagaccgacatgaacgggctgattgaaccacgactaccggctccactactct TTTCCTCCAGAATGTCCAATTCACCCGAGCCCCTCGTCTCCAAAGGGACCCAGGACGCTCCTCATTATGTGtcctcaccaccaccagcaccaccagctccatcacCGCCAGGAGATACG GTGTTCTGCGTCCTGACCCTCCAGATGTTGTTCTCCTTCGGGGTCTTGTGTGCGTCCTTCTCcggagggaaggagggacggACCAACAAGTGGCTCTACGTCAGCTCCCTGCTCACCTTCAGCGGCTTCGCCGTCGCCCTCAGCATCTGCAAGTCCTTCAGCCAACGTCACCCCTGGAACATCGTGGGATGT GTAGTGGTCACCGTGAGCTTGTCGCACATGGTGGGAACCATCGCCTCCTTCCTCGACTTGAACCACGTCTTCGTCACTGTCGGAGTACTGATGGTCATTGCTTTCGCCATCGTTGCCTTCTCTGCAAAG ACTCATCATCACGACGTTTGGGACGGTCTGCTGATGACTCTGACCGTGGACGTGGTGGCGTTTGCGTTCCTACATCTTTTACTCCCTCGTCACCTTTGA
- the LOC120835024 gene encoding protein lifeguard 1 isoform X2, translating into MNGLIEPRLPAPLLFSSRMSNSPEPLVSKGTQDAPHYVSSPPPAPPAPSPPGDTVFCVLTLQMLFSFGVLCASFSGGKEGRTNKWLYVSSLLTFSGFAVALSICKSFSQRHPWNIVGCVGDTYRSRKPQMLHIRVVVTVSLSHMVGTIASFLDLNHVFVTVGVLMVIAFAIVAFSAKTHHHDVWDGLLMTLTVDVVAFAFLHLLLPRHL; encoded by the exons atgaacgggctgattgaaccacgactaccggctccactactct TTTCCTCCAGAATGTCCAATTCACCCGAGCCCCTCGTCTCCAAAGGGACCCAGGACGCTCCTCATTATGTGtcctcaccaccaccagcaccaccagctccatcacCGCCAGGAGATACG GTGTTCTGCGTCCTGACCCTCCAGATGTTGTTCTCCTTCGGGGTCTTGTGTGCGTCCTTCTCcggagggaaggagggacggACCAACAAGTGGCTCTACGTCAGCTCCCTGCTCACCTTCAGCGGCTTCGCCGTCGCCCTCAGCATCTGCAAGTCCTTCAGCCAACGTCACCCCTGGAACATCGTGGGATGTGTGGGTGACACCTACAGGAGCAGAAAACCCCAAATGTTACACATCAGG GTAGTGGTCACCGTGAGCTTGTCGCACATGGTGGGAACCATCGCCTCCTTCCTCGACTTGAACCACGTCTTCGTCACTGTCGGAGTACTGATGGTCATTGCTTTCGCCATCGTTGCCTTCTCTGCAAAG ACTCATCATCACGACGTTTGGGACGGTCTGCTGATGACTCTGACCGTGGACGTGGTGGCGTTTGCGTTCCTACATCTTTTACTCCCTCGTCACCTTTGA
- the LOC120835024 gene encoding protein lifeguard 1 isoform X4, translating to MSNSPEPLVSKGTQDAPHYVSSPPPAPPAPSPPGDTVFCVLTLQMLFSFGVLCASFSGGKEGRTNKWLYVSSLLTFSGFAVALSICKSFSQRHPWNIVGCVVVTVSLSHMVGTIASFLDLNHVFVTVGVLMVIAFAIVAFSAKTHHHDVWDGLLMTLTVDVVAFAFLHLLLPRHL from the exons ATGTCCAATTCACCCGAGCCCCTCGTCTCCAAAGGGACCCAGGACGCTCCTCATTATGTGtcctcaccaccaccagcaccaccagctccatcacCGCCAGGAGATACG GTGTTCTGCGTCCTGACCCTCCAGATGTTGTTCTCCTTCGGGGTCTTGTGTGCGTCCTTCTCcggagggaaggagggacggACCAACAAGTGGCTCTACGTCAGCTCCCTGCTCACCTTCAGCGGCTTCGCCGTCGCCCTCAGCATCTGCAAGTCCTTCAGCCAACGTCACCCCTGGAACATCGTGGGATGT GTAGTGGTCACCGTGAGCTTGTCGCACATGGTGGGAACCATCGCCTCCTTCCTCGACTTGAACCACGTCTTCGTCACTGTCGGAGTACTGATGGTCATTGCTTTCGCCATCGTTGCCTTCTCTGCAAAG ACTCATCATCACGACGTTTGGGACGGTCTGCTGATGACTCTGACCGTGGACGTGGTGGCGTTTGCGTTCCTACATCTTTTACTCCCTCGTCACCTTTGA
- the LOC120835024 gene encoding protein lifeguard 1 isoform X3 has protein sequence MSNSPEPLVSKGTQDAPHYVSSPPPAPPAPSPPGDTVFCVLTLQMLFSFGVLCASFSGGKEGRTNKWLYVSSLLTFSGFAVALSICKSFSQRHPWNIVGCVGDTYRSRKPQMLHIRVVVTVSLSHMVGTIASFLDLNHVFVTVGVLMVIAFAIVAFSAKTHHHDVWDGLLMTLTVDVVAFAFLHLLLPRHL, from the exons ATGTCCAATTCACCCGAGCCCCTCGTCTCCAAAGGGACCCAGGACGCTCCTCATTATGTGtcctcaccaccaccagcaccaccagctccatcacCGCCAGGAGATACG GTGTTCTGCGTCCTGACCCTCCAGATGTTGTTCTCCTTCGGGGTCTTGTGTGCGTCCTTCTCcggagggaaggagggacggACCAACAAGTGGCTCTACGTCAGCTCCCTGCTCACCTTCAGCGGCTTCGCCGTCGCCCTCAGCATCTGCAAGTCCTTCAGCCAACGTCACCCCTGGAACATCGTGGGATGTGTGGGTGACACCTACAGGAGCAGAAAACCCCAAATGTTACACATCAGG GTAGTGGTCACCGTGAGCTTGTCGCACATGGTGGGAACCATCGCCTCCTTCCTCGACTTGAACCACGTCTTCGTCACTGTCGGAGTACTGATGGTCATTGCTTTCGCCATCGTTGCCTTCTCTGCAAAG ACTCATCATCACGACGTTTGGGACGGTCTGCTGATGACTCTGACCGTGGACGTGGTGGCGTTTGCGTTCCTACATCTTTTACTCCCTCGTCACCTTTGA
- the gpr84 gene encoding G-protein coupled receptor 84, producing MNYTNQTQEDLFSCHSPSVVGYRYFAVLWGCAVTLTGTVGNLMTILAFAVDPHLRTRFNVLIVNLAVADLLYCTILQPISIDSYLHLRWRCGQVWCSIFGLLLFLSNSVSIITLCLVAVSRYLLVTKRALFDRVFSNSGLILLVISAWALGLASFGPLWPVYVFVPQVCTCSFHRTRGRPYSTILLFFYFFVGLGCVGVFYFLIYRRVKVASQALLRYRPSRRSSRKKTAPSVQGTDDSGVESGTAKTCSNEMSSQTDPSKNTDEITCENSSEFVQRSPTDPNSSAIKCPPDIVSASPSSPPAPATAKPSSHSGTSRDDDEFKRVTRMCFTVFLCFVFCFVPFLLLNIADKNNRAPQVLHMFVANLTWLNSCINPVLYAVMNRQFRQAYHVLLIRAAAPFSCLWTWWSQLRQ from the coding sequence ATGAActacacaaaccaaacacaggAGGACCTCTTCTCCTGCCACAGTCCCTCCGTCGTTGGTTACCGGTACTTCGCAGTGCTGTGGGGATGTGCCGTGACCCTCACGGGCACAGTGGGGAATCTGATGACCATTCTGGCCTTCGCCGTCGACCCACATCTGAGGACTCGCTTCAATGTGCTCATCGTCAACTTAGCCGTAGCGGATCTCCTGTACTGCACCATATTGCAGCCCATCTCCATTGACTCCTATTTACACCTGAGATGGCGCTGCGGTCAGGTCTGGTGCAGTATCTTCggcctgctgctcttcctctccaaCTCTGTCTCTATTATCACGCTCTGTCTGGTAGCAGTAAGCAGATATCTCCTGGTCACAAAAAGGGCCTTGTTTGACCGTGTCTTCTCCAACAGTGGTCTTATTTTACTCGTGATCTCGGCATGGGCACTAGGCCTGGCCAGCTTTGGCCCACTGTGgcctgtttatgtgtttgtgccGCAGGTGTGCACATGCAGCTTCCACCGCACCAGGGGTCGTCCCTACAGCACCATCTTGCTCTTCTTCTACTTTTTTGTGGGTTTGGGTTGTGTTGGTGTTTTCTACTTCCTCATTTACAGACGTGTGAAGGTTGCCTCACAAGCTCTGCTCCGCTACAGGCCGAGCCGCCGGTCttccagaaagaaaacagctcCTTCGGTACAAGGGACTGATGATAGTGGTGTAGAGAGTGGCACGGCAAAGACGTGTAGCAATGAGATGAGCAGCCAGACGGATCCATCAAAAAATACGGATGAGATAACTTGTGAAAACTCCTCCGAATTTGTCCAGAGGTCTCCCACGGACCCAAATTCATCAGCGATCAAGTGCCCCCCTGATATTGTGTCAGCATCACCTTCATCCCCACCTGCTCCCGCCACTGCAAAACCCTCCTCCCACTCGGGAACTTCAAGAGATGATGACGAATTTAAGCGTGTGACACGCATGTGCTtcactgtttttctgtgtttcgtCTTCTGCTTTGTCCCCTTTCTGTTGCTCAACATAGCAGACAAAAATAACCGAGCCCCTCAGGTGCTGCACATGTTCGTTGCAAACCTCACATGGCTCAACAGCTGTATCAACCCTGTGCTCTACGCCGTCATGAATCGTCAGTTTCGACAGGCCTACCACGTGTTGCTCATCAGGGCTGCTGCACCATTCAGCTGCCTATGGACCTGGTGGTCACAACTAAGACAATAA